The following proteins come from a genomic window of Sphaerisporangium rubeum:
- a CDS encoding Lrp/AsnC family transcriptional regulator, with the protein MTEMSGGSSRGGGLAGRIGIGLQLDAVHMKILQVLRENGRISVAALAERVGISRASAYTRFEALRADGVIKRFTAEVDHVRAGLGITALVFVTVRQQMWKQFRAQLAQMPEVEYCAITTGQHDAMIQIRMPDVASVHTLVTERLAGIPAVKATETVFILDEVLKRPYVLPSDRTPRRHPPTPTPPPTETSTPIPLGKMRFVGAAEGRTDLRGDT; encoded by the coding sequence ATGACCGAAATGTCAGGCGGGTCATCACGTGGCGGCGGGCTCGCTGGACGTATCGGCATCGGTCTCCAGCTCGACGCCGTCCACATGAAGATCCTTCAGGTGCTCCGCGAGAACGGCCGCATCTCCGTCGCGGCCCTCGCCGAACGCGTCGGCATCTCCCGGGCCAGCGCCTACACCCGTTTCGAGGCCCTGCGCGCCGACGGTGTCATCAAACGCTTCACCGCCGAGGTCGACCACGTCCGCGCCGGCCTCGGCATCACGGCCCTGGTGTTCGTCACCGTCCGCCAGCAGATGTGGAAACAGTTCCGCGCTCAACTGGCCCAGATGCCGGAGGTCGAGTACTGCGCCATCACCACCGGCCAGCACGACGCCATGATCCAGATCCGCATGCCGGACGTCGCCAGCGTCCACACCCTGGTCACCGAACGCCTGGCCGGCATCCCCGCCGTCAAGGCCACAGAAACCGTCTTCATCCTCGACGAAGTCCTGAAACGCCCCTACGTCCTCCCCTCCGACCGCACCCCCCGCCGCCACCCCCCGACCCCCACCCCACCCCCCACCGAAACCTCCACCCCCATCCCCCTCGGCAAAATGCGCTTCGTAGGCGCCGCAGAAGGCCGAACCGACCTACGCGGCGACACCTGA